Within the Streptomyces sp. NBC_00353 genome, the region CGATGTTGCCCTGGTAGTGGGCGCGGTAGCGGGAGAAGAGGGCGATGCGCTCCTCGATGGTGCCGGGGGTGCCCAGGAGGTGCAGGTAGGCCAGGTTGCTGTCGCTGAGCTTCTTGAACAGCTGGTCGTAGTCGGCGAGTGCCTCCTCGTCCGCGGTGAACGTGCCTCCGTTGTCCCAGGTCGGGGACATCTTCACGCTGACGCGGTCGCTGCCCCACACGTCACTGACGGCGTCGAGGATGTCGAGGAGGAACTGGGCCCGCTTCTCGCTGCTGCCTCCGTAGGCGTCGGTGCGCTGGTTGAGACGGGGGTTGAGGAACTGCGGGATCAATTGGGATTGCTGGGCGTGGATTTCCACGCCGTCGAAGCCGGCGCGGCGGGCGTTCTCGGCCGCACGGCGGTAGTCGGCGATGGTGGCGGCGATCTCAGCGGCGGTGTAGGCGCGCGGGGTGACGGTGTCCTTCGGCCCGGAGGGGGTGAAGGACTTCTCGCCGGGGTTGATGGCCGAAGGTCCGGCGGGCAGGCGGCCGCCGAAGTGGTCGGGGTGGGAGGCCGCGCCGACGTGGCCGAACTGGGAGACGATCCGCCCGCCCGCCTCGTGGACGGCTTCGGTGACCTTCACCCAGCCGGCGGTCTGCGTGTCGCTGTAGATGCCGGGGACGTTGATGAAGCCGATCGCGTCGGTGTTGACCCAGGTTCCCTCGGTGACGATCAGGCCGGCGCCGGCGCGCTGTGCGTAGTAGGTCGCGTGCAGGTCGGTGGGGGCCAGCTCGGCATTCTGAGCGCGGGCGCGGGTCATGGGGGCCATGACGACACTGTTGGGGAGCTCCAGCGCGCCGAGGCGGACGGGCTGCAGCAGGGGCTGGGTGGTGGTCATGAGTAACTTCCTTGTACTGAGGGGGGTGGATGAGCACTGAGGGGGGTGGATGAGGAGGAGAGCGGGGAATGGGCGAGGGCCCGGCTCAGTCCTGTTTGAGGGCGTGGAGGCCGGAGAGTGGGCCGCCGAGCTGCATGAGGCGTCCGCCCTCGCGCAAGGAGCCGAGGTCGACGGGGGCGAAGCCGAAGGCGGCGGTGAGGTCCTTGACGGTGGTCTTGGCGTCGGCGTCGTCACCGGCGAGGAACAGCACCTGGCGTCCGGCCCGGTGGCGCGGGTCGGCGGCGATGTACTGGCCGTAGAGGGTGTTGAACGCCTTGACGACGCGGGCTCCGGGCAGCAGTGAGGCGACGTGTTCGCTGCCGGTCAGCTCGCCCAGGTCGGCGATCATCATGGGCGGGGGCGGGGAGGCGAACTGGTTGGTGGCGTCGATGACGATGCGCCCGTCGAAGGGTGGCAGGCCGGCTACCGCGTCCGGGATCTGGGGCCAGCCGACTGCGAGCACGACGAGTTCCGCCGCGGCGGCTTCGTCCGGGGTGCCGGCGTGGGCGAGCGGTCCGAGTTCGTCGGCGAGGCCGGCCAGGGAGGCGGGGCCGCGGCTGTTGCTCAGCACGACCTGATGGCCGTGGGCCACGGCGTGGCGGGCGATGGCCTGGGCGACGGTTCCGGCGCCCAGGGTTCCGATCTTCATGGCGGTGCCCTTCGTGGGGTTCAGGGTGCGGGGCTGGTGAGCAGGACGGTTCCGCTCTTGCCGGGGCGGCGGACATGGTCGATGGCCTTCGCGAAGTCGGCGAGGTCGTAGCTGGCGGCGACCTCGAAGAGTTCCGGGGCGGTCGCGGCCAGACGGGCGGCGAAGGCGACGTCCTCGGCCCGGTCCTCAGGCGTGCGGGCGGCCATCCACTGGAAGATGGACGTGCCCCGCACGGTCAGAGCCCGCGGGGTCAGCGCGAGCGACTCCAGCGGCGTGCTGCCGGAACCGAGCCCTCCGTAGGTGATCAGCGTACCGCCGTCGGCGAGCAGCCCGGCCAGCTCACCGGTCAGGGATCCGCCCACCGCGTCCAGTACGACCTGGGCACCCCGGCCGCCGGTCGCGTCCTGGACCTGAGTGCGCCAGTTGGCGTCGGCCGTCGAGATGGTCGGCAGTCCGGGGAAGCGCTGCCGCAAGGTCTGCGCCCCCGTGGCACTGCGTACCAGGTTGACCAGCTCGATGCCGTGCTTGAGTGCTGCGGCGCTGACCAGCTTTCCCACCGACGAACCGGCGGCCGTCTGCACCACCGGACCGGCCTGGCCGTGCTGGGCGTCCTCGACCGCCCGCAGCAAGGAGAGCAGGGTCAGCGGGTTGACCAGCATCAAAGCCGCGGTCTCGTCGCTGAGGTCCTCGGGCACCGGCACCACAAGATCGGTCGGCGCCGTGACGAGTTCGCTCCACGCGCCCGGCACCGGGAAGAACGCCACCCGCTGACCGGGCCGCAGATCCTGCACACCCACGCCGACGGTCTCGATGACGCCCATTCCCTCCACGCCGGGAATCCGTGGCGTGGCGAACCGCTGCCGCGGCCCACCCGGAAGGCCCTCCACTCCCGCCAGGTCGCCGGGGTGGATCGGCCGGGACAGCACCCGCACCTGCACCTGCCCGGCCGCGGGCGCAGCAGGGGCCGGCTGCTCGCTCAGGCGTAGTACCTGCCCGGCTTCTCCGTGCCGGTCGTAGGCGATGGCGCGCATGACGCTCTCTTTCCGAACTATTGATGATGGTCATCATTGAAACTGTCCTGCTATGATGAGAGGCATCATTAAAAATGTCAAATCGAGAGCGACGCGAGAGGACGGCCATGCCGCGGATCACCAAGGAGGACAAGGCCCGCAACCGGCAGAACATCCTCGAAGCGGCGAGCCGCATGTTTCGCTCGCAGGGCATCGACGCGGTCGGCATCGCCGAGCTGATGAAGGAAGCCGGACTCACCCACGGCGGCTTCTACAACCACTTCGCCTCCAAGAACGACCTGGTCGTGGAGGTGTGCGGCGCCTCCTACGCCGCCTCGCTCGGGGGCCTGGCCCGGACGATCGAGGACGGTCCGGGCCAGGCCGGCTCTCCGCTGGAGCGGGTCGTGGCCGGGTATCTGTCCACCGCGCACCGTGACGCCCCGGACGGCGGCTGTCCCTCCGCCTCCCTGGTCACCGACGCCGGACGGCACAGCGAAGCCGTACAGAGCGCATACGCCGAAGGCGTCGAGGGTTACCTCACCGGCTTCGCCGCCGAGTTCCTGCGCGAAACCGAGGACAAGGGCCACCAGCCCGACCCGGCCGAGGCCCGCCACAGGGCCATCCGCCTGCTCAGCGAAATGGTCGGCGCGCTGATGCTCGCCCGCGCCGTATGCCACGTCGAGCCCGAGCTCTCCGACGAGATCCTGCAGACCAGCCGCAGCCACGCCCTCGACCGATACGACTCAGGGCCGCTGCCGGACGTGGAACCGAGGCGTTCGCGATAGACGGCCCGGCCCCGACAGGCACAGGAACGGACACGCCCCCTACCAGGCCGATCGGCCCGACCTGGTTGAGGGCTCCACTCCTGCGCGCCGTCTTCGTCGAGCTCGATCGCATCCGGGTCACGCAGCGGACGTAGACCCACGCACGGAACGGAGGCGTTGAAACTGTAGCGGCCCAGGACAAACAGAGTTCTCGCCAACGGCCGGGCAGGCGAGATGAGCGCGGATGTTCCTGAACCCGCGGCGGACTCGGGCCGGGGTGAGCCGGTCGGGTGCGGCGGCTTTCTCCCAGGGGCGGCGGAGGTCTTCGGCGAGCGGACGGGCAAGTCGGAGCTGGGTGTAAGCGACGATCAGAATCCAGGTCCAGCGGTCCGCGGCTTCGGGGGTACGGAGTTTCGGGGTGGTCCAGCCGAGGGTCTGCTTCGCGAAGCGGAAGGTGTGCTCCAGATCGAAGCGACGGAGAAAAGCCTGCCAGAAGCGGTTTACGTCGTCCGGGGTAGCGCCGGTCTTCGAGGACCAAAACCACACCGGCGGGGCGTCCCGTTCCTTCGAGAGGTGCTCGACCTTCAGTCGGATCAACGTGCCCTCAATCAGGGGTAGTTCGCCGTCATGGTCGAGCCAGGAAGAGCGGTGAGTGAGCCTTGGGTGGACCCGGTCCCAGGCCTGGGTTTCGGCCTTGCCGTAGTTGGTGGTGTCAGTGACGGTCGTGATTGCGGGCTCGGGCCAGGTCTTCGGCTCGGTGAAGCGGAATTCCGGGCCGTGTTTGGGCGGACGGCCGTTGACGCCGTGCATCCTCGGCGGCCTCGGCAGACGCAAGACGCGGTCGGAGCGGACCCGGCCGACCAGCTCGACGGGGAGGTCACGCATGACCCAGGCCAGGCGGGTGACGTCATAGCCGGCGTCGCTGACGATCACGATATGAGGGTCACCGGCCTGCCACTGGCCCGCGGCGATGAGCCGCTCCACGACGCCCCGCAGCTGGGCGGCGGTGACCGCGGTCGCGTCGTCCGCCGGTCCGAGCCGGACCGCGTCCAGGATCGCGGTCCAGGACGTGGCGCCCGGCTCTAGCACGGCGACGAAGGAGTAGGGCCAGCCCGGAATGAACTGCGATGCCGACTTCGCACGGCCGTAGACGTGGCAGAACAGCCGCTCTGCCGAGCACGGCGCGTCCGAGCGAAGCCACGGCGACACATCAACCGCCAGAACCAGGCGCCCGCCGTCGAAACGCGGCAGTGACAGGTCGGCCAGTACTGTCCTCAGCCGACCGACATCGATCCGGCCATGGTTCAGCCCGCCGTACATCGCTCCGTGCCCACGACGATGCTCGGGCAGCAGCGTCAAGTCCACCGGGGACTTCACCGCACCGTCCGCACACAGCACCGCGTCCACCAGCTCGAACAACTCGTCCGCCGAGCGGTCAGACACTCGTAGAACTCTCCCCGGAAGCGTGACACCTCCGCGAACGTCCCTCCGGACAGCATCAGGCAGCAGACTCACCTCACGGCCTTCGTCTTGGTCACGTGCACCTTGGTCGGAGCACATGATCAGACGAAGGCCGCCCCCACGTCCGGCGAATCCCCAGGTGAGCGACCCAGTTCGAGACGCCATTCAAGGGCGAGAGATAAAGAACTTCCCAATGACGATGTCAAGCCGCTGCCGTGACGGTTGGTAGGGCCTCGTAACATGCTCCGTCGCGGATCATGGCCCACAGGACATTGGCTCGTCGACGAGCCAGAGCGAGCAAGGCTTGCTTGTGGCCCTTCCCCTCGTTGCGCTTTCGTGCGTAGTAGGCCTGGGAGGCGGAGCAGGTTCTCAGGCTGGCCATCGCGGAGAGATAGAAGGCCCGGAGCAGGCCTCGGTGGTAGCGGCGTGGGCGGCGCATGTTGCCGCTGACGCGTCCGGAGTCCCGCGGCACGGGTGAGAGGCCGGCGAAGGACGCCAGGCGGTCGGCCGTGCCGAAAGTTTCCATGTCTCCGCCGGTAGCGGCGATGAACTCGGCACCGAGGAGGGAGCCCATGCCAGGCAGGCTCCGGATCACCGTAGCGTGTCGGTGCTCGCTGAACCGGCCCTCGATGAGCGCGTCGAGTTCGGCGATCTCCTCGTTGAGAGCCAGCACGCCCTTGGCGATCCGGGCCACCATGGCGGCCGCGAGAGTCTCACCCGGCAGTGCGGTGTGCTGCGACTTGGCCGCCTCGACGGCCGTCTCGGCGAGCGCTGCTGCATTCTTCACCTTGCGGTTCTTCAGCCAGGTTCCGATCCGGCTGGCCCCGCTGCGGCGGATCGCGGCCGGCGCCTGGTAACCGGTCAGCAGCACGACCGGACCCTTCTTGCTCAAGTTCAACGCCCGCTCCAGAGCAGGGAAGAACTCAAGTAGCTGAGCTCGCAGTCGGTTGGTCTGACGGGTGCGGTCGTTGACCAGGTCAAGGCGGCGGGCGGTCAGGGTGCGCAGGTCGACGGCTATCTCGTCACCGGGCCGCAGGAGACCGAGGTCCTGGCGCATACGTGCCTGGTCAGCGATGACGAACGCGTCCTTCTCGTCCGTCTTGCCCTGACCCCGGTAGGCCGTCGACGCCTGGTGCACGGCGAGGCCGGTGATGTAGACCATCGGCTGCCGGTGGTTGAGCAGAAGGCCGATCAACAGCGCGGCGCCGCCATGGTTGATGTCCACCGCCCACAGGGCGTCCTCGCACAGCGCGAGTACGTCTGCGATGAGCTCCAGCAGAGCCTGTTCGTCGTTGAAAACTCGGCGGGAAAGGAGGCGTTCGCCTCGCTCGTCGACCACCACACAGTGGTGGTGTTCCTTGCCGATGTCCACTCCGGCCCAGATCTGGGGCACGGGTCACCTCCGCCAGCTCGTCGTCACACACGGACCCGCAGACGACCTCGCCGACGTTGTCCTACACAGCGATCAAGTCGCGTATCCCAATTAGCGGTCGAGTCGTCGCGGGGCTCCGGGCGGCCAAGTTCTTTGAGCCATGGAACGGCGACAAGCTCACAGCCATACCCAGAACCCCCGGGCCCGCTGATCTTACGAAGGACCAGCTCAGACCCACGCTTGGAAGGTAGGACAAGCTGAGACTACGCGGACCGCTTCCCACCGCTACCTGCCGCAGACCCGTCCGGCAGGGTGGGGCGAACGTTGCTTGATGCGGCACTGCTGAGGTTTTCAGGGTGGAGTCGGTGGGTCGATTGCCACAGCTTTCGGTGAGCCCCCCTCCGTAATGCTGCCGTGCGCGGCAGACGTTTGGCTCACAGGCGAGACCCGATCATCGCCGGCGCACGAGTCATGCCGGTCAGGTCAGGTGCTCAGTCGAGCACCCGCAAAGGGTCCGCGCCCACCGTCTGGAACGCCTGCGTCCGAGCCCGAAGAACTGGAGTCCCTGGACACCCCTGGTGGAGGGATTCGGGACTTTACGTCGACGCTACTTCACACCGTCCCGGACTTCTTGCACGTCAGGCCCTACCTGCAGTCCTGACGGCGTGGCGTGGCGGGGCCGTCAGCCTGTGGGGCGGGGCAGTACGGCGAGGGCGGTGCGGGCTATGTCTGTCAGCGTCTCCTCGTTCGCTCCGGCCTTGCCCAGTGCTTCGATGCCGCGCAGTACGGCGAGCACCAGCGCGGCCAGCTTTCCGGGGTCCGCGTCCGCGGCGAGGTCGCCGTTGCGCTGGCAGGCGGCGATGTCGTCCTCCAGCAGTGCGCGCAGTGCCTCGATGGCCGCGTGCGCCCGCTTGGCCACCGTCTTGTCGTGTTCAGTCAGCTCGGCGGCGCCTTTGGCCAGGAGGCATCCGCGCTGAGCGGTGTCTGCGGCGGTGGCCGCCGCCACCGCGTGGACGTAAGCGGACAGCCGCGCGTACGCGTTCTTGTCGTCACCGCGCAGGTGCTGGGCGGTGGCGTCGACGATCGCGCGGCAGTACTCCTCGAACACGCGCTGGAACAGCTCCTGCTTTCCGCCGAACGCGCCGTACAGGCTGCCTTTGCCGAGGCCCGTCGCCGCGGCGATGTCGTCCATGCGCGTCGCGGCGTACCCGCCCGCCCAGAACAGCTCCCGGACGGTGTCCAGCACCT harbors:
- a CDS encoding NADPH-dependent F420 reductase, which translates into the protein MKIGTLGAGTVAQAIARHAVAHGHQVVLSNSRGPASLAGLADELGPLAHAGTPDEAAAAELVVLAVGWPQIPDAVAGLPPFDGRIVIDATNQFASPPPPMMIADLGELTGSEHVASLLPGARVVKAFNTLYGQYIAADPRHRAGRQVLFLAGDDADAKTTVKDLTAAFGFAPVDLGSLREGGRLMQLGGPLSGLHALKQD
- a CDS encoding IS110 family transposase; translation: MPQIWAGVDIGKEHHHCVVVDERGERLLSRRVFNDEQALLELIADVLALCEDALWAVDINHGGAALLIGLLLNHRQPMVYITGLAVHQASTAYRGQGKTDEKDAFVIADQARMRQDLGLLRPGDEIAVDLRTLTARRLDLVNDRTRQTNRLRAQLLEFFPALERALNLSKKGPVVLLTGYQAPAAIRRSGASRIGTWLKNRKVKNAAALAETAVEAAKSQHTALPGETLAAAMVARIAKGVLALNEEIAELDALIEGRFSEHRHATVIRSLPGMGSLLGAEFIAATGGDMETFGTADRLASFAGLSPVPRDSGRVSGNMRRPRRYHRGLLRAFYLSAMASLRTCSASQAYYARKRNEGKGHKQALLALARRRANVLWAMIRDGACYEALPTVTAAA
- a CDS encoding TetR/AcrR family transcriptional regulator; its protein translation is MPRITKEDKARNRQNILEAASRMFRSQGIDAVGIAELMKEAGLTHGGFYNHFASKNDLVVEVCGASYAASLGGLARTIEDGPGQAGSPLERVVAGYLSTAHRDAPDGGCPSASLVTDAGRHSEAVQSAYAEGVEGYLTGFAAEFLRETEDKGHQPDPAEARHRAIRLLSEMVGALMLARAVCHVEPELSDEILQTSRSHALDRYDSGPLPDVEPRRSR
- a CDS encoding zinc-binding dehydrogenase; this encodes MRAIAYDRHGEAGQVLRLSEQPAPAAPAAGQVQVRVLSRPIHPGDLAGVEGLPGGPRQRFATPRIPGVEGMGVIETVGVGVQDLRPGQRVAFFPVPGAWSELVTAPTDLVVPVPEDLSDETAALMLVNPLTLLSLLRAVEDAQHGQAGPVVQTAAGSSVGKLVSAAALKHGIELVNLVRSATGAQTLRQRFPGLPTISTADANWRTQVQDATGGRGAQVVLDAVGGSLTGELAGLLADGGTLITYGGLGSGSTPLESLALTPRALTVRGTSIFQWMAARTPEDRAEDVAFAARLAATAPELFEVAASYDLADFAKAIDHVRRPGKSGTVLLTSPAP
- a CDS encoding alkene reductase, with amino-acid sequence MTTTQPLLQPVRLGALELPNSVVMAPMTRARAQNAELAPTDLHATYYAQRAGAGLIVTEGTWVNTDAIGFINVPGIYSDTQTAGWVKVTEAVHEAGGRIVSQFGHVGAASHPDHFGGRLPAGPSAINPGEKSFTPSGPKDTVTPRAYTAAEIAATIADYRRAAENARRAGFDGVEIHAQQSQLIPQFLNPRLNQRTDAYGGSSEKRAQFLLDILDAVSDVWGSDRVSVKMSPTWDNGGTFTADEEALADYDQLFKKLSDSNLAYLHLLGTPGTIEERIALFSRYRAHYQGNIVANLGFTQALGNEILDHGIVNAVSFAEPFIANPDLVERFAQGHPLADGDRGTYYAGHSEGYTDYPAFTAN
- a CDS encoding TetR/AcrR family transcriptional regulator encodes the protein MARPRKFDEQQVLDTVRELFWAGGYAATRMDDIAAATGLGKGSLYGAFGGKQELFQRVFEEYCRAIVDATAQHLRGDDKNAYARLSAYVHAVAAATAADTAQRGCLLAKGAAELTEHDKTVAKRAHAAIEALRALLEDDIAACQRNGDLAADADPGKLAALVLAVLRGIEALGKAGANEETLTDIARTALAVLPRPTG